The DNA sequence TCCATGGGGAGCTGTCTGTGGGGCTGAtgcaaaccccccccccacacacacacacacacacacacagtgtctcccacctcctcttttcctcctcagCTGTTGATTGACAACTACTGTGTCTCTAATTGGCAAGTGTGGATAGGGAAGAGCCAGGCTTATTCTCCATGGGACAGAccaaggaaaagagaagaagtgtGAGGGGGAGGGAGATGGGGGACATACAAGGGAGCCTTCCAACAATAAGtgagtgaggagaggagaggagagacagagatagatggaaaaaaaaggaatggaAAATGGAATGAAGGAAGACATGAGGTGAGGAGGAGGGTATGGAGGTGAGAGCTGAACATCTGTTTGGTAATCAGTCTCTCCCCTCAGTGCAGtgtaacacacactgacacctATTTGATAATTGGTGAGTCTGCCCTCTCCCTCAGCGCTTGGCTAAATGGTTGCTTGATACCAGCGAGAGCAAAAGGACTAGCTGTTGGCAGTGCAATCTGTTTACTTGCTGCAGCTCATGTACTGTAGATGCATAGCAGgctgccttgtgtgtgtgtgtgtgtgtgtgtgtgtgtgtgtgtgtgtgtgtgtgtgtgtgtgtgtgtgtgtgtgtgtgtgtgtgtgtgtgtgtgtgtgtgtgtgcatgcatgtgtggcTAAAGCTTACAACCTGGTTATTAGTCTAACAATGAGCTCGAGATGTGACTTGAGGTGTGCGTGAAATGTGTATTATAACCCCTGAGCAATACTGCTGCATTGTTATTCAAGGataaatatgatctcttttgtCTCTCTTATTCTAGGTGCTGTTCTTAAAGATATGCCTCCACATAGACAGACCTCCTCTGTCCAAACTGCAATCTTATTCAGAGTGCAGGAGCTGAAGGGATGCACGCAAACAAGGAGAATGAGATCCAGagctgagaggagagagaaaggaggtgGGCCTCTTTGCTCCGGTCTCGACCACGGGTATTCTTGGGTTGATAATACAGATGTGGATGTTATTGCTTGAGAATACGCGTAGTCGAGTGGAAGCTTTATCGTCTACAGTGGACCAAAAGCAGAACTCTATTCGGTAGAGTACAAAGAATGGAAACCAggcagacacatacagtataaatgTATGGCCAAGCTGAGCAGGTGACACAGACATTGGGCTGTTTTTAATTAATAAGCACCCAGAGGTTACTTTTTATGGGGAAAGGCTTATTTTGTTCAATCAGAGAGGTTTTTAAATAGAACGCAATCAGGACTAGCCAAATCAAATCCAGCCACTGAAAAGGTTTTATCATCGTAGATTTATCAACCATGTCACTCTTTACACCTGTGGAGGAAATGAGTTTGTTTCGCTGGCCAGGTTCAGCCTCTCCTGCAGAACTGCTGGTGGGGAGGACTTGCACCGTGCCACTAAGCTAAACCCCCGGGCATTAGTTCAGGGAGCTTAACACGAAAGTCTTCAGACTCAGACGTTAATTCCAAACCTTCTTGATTACATACCCTTGTCAGTCAGTCGTGCTTACAAGTGAGCCTATAATCTTATCAGTTGATGAGTGTCTTTCACAGCCCTTCACACTCTCCACAAAACATTTTCCTCATACTGAACAGAAATTGGAAGTTTGCAAAATTGGCTCCTCGGACTTAAATGACTGCGATGCCATGGGATGGTACATTGTTAGCTGTGCAAAACCGATCAACCCACTGCACTACCAACTACTCTTGCGCTCCTATTTTTTACTCCCCAGCTCATGCTAAAAATGTGTGAGAGTTTGATGCCTGTAGCAGCAACAGGAGACAGTAACACATGAGGACATGTCAAGACTTGCACCCGTGGCTGACATTTCAGCATTCGGCTCAGCTGACTGGCTGTCATGATGGAGACTCAGACCCCCGCACGTGTATATAAACTGCATGAGGGTTCACGTGATCTACATGCCAGTGGGGAAATATGGGATTGATGGATCTTGTGAAAACAAGCATACAGACAGATCCCCATATGtatgaatgcacacacactgcagctaGGTTCACTGGGTCCATGTGCCAGTGGGGAAATAAgggattgattgattttatggGAAACTATTTTTAGTCAGAATGATGGATGTTTATGTCTTTTATTGATCAAGTTGAGGTGTGGGTCTGAAGAGTTCTTGGACGTCAGGGTTGGCTGATTAATCAGGTAGCAAAGGTGTTGGAATAAAACATCCTGAATTACATTTTTGGAGCATTAGCATTATTGCGAAGTATTATAAATTAGAAAATCAACATTTCATTGCAAATTCAGCAATATATTAGCATCCGTTTGCAAATGTACCAATGATAAATGACTCTCTTATCATGTACCATTCCATGATTTCTTATTACTGTGCAAGCAAATCTCTTATTTATTAGCACAGTTTGTAATTATAATGTATACGAATTTTACACTGACGTTGAGTAAACTTGTTGATTTGGCAAAGCCGTttctgtggttttgtgtgtatttctgtatgtatgtgtgtgtgcttctaaGCAACAAAATGACTATTGTGAGCACAGCTCCAGGTGCCTAGCAACCGAATCGCTGTTTCCTTGGCAACAGTTGCCTCGCACTCACTGTGTGGGTGATTGGCAGCCTTGACAACGGAGACGGAGTGACACTTGACCTCGCGTGCTGAAtgggagaggagaaagaaggagcGAGATAtagaagagagggggagggagtgGGAGGGGACGTGCAGAGACAGACAAGAGACTAAGTGATAATCATTCTCCATTGTAATCATCCTCCAGCATGTTTCATAAGGCGTCGTCAATACATCTCCAGCTGGGGTCCATCATCAAACACAATACACAGTGCAGTGCGTGTGCGCGTGGAGACACTTTACCTGGGTGGAGAGCCCAGGCAGGCACTCCACATCTCATCTATTATCACTCAGCCCTGCCTGGTGCACAGCCTCGCTACACTGTGTCTTCTTTCATTTGTGATCTGCTACATCCTGTGCTCTGTGGGGATGAATGGATACTGGACTCCTAAAAATGTGTCACGGTCACAGATGTCACAGGAGAGTAGATCAATAGCCGTGCACACatacattttactttgaaaCTGGCACTGCCAGTGTCTTTGACACCTTTGAATTTAAGTGCAGCAATTATTAAAaagaatttttttaaagtgttctTCTGGGTCATCATCCATTCACTTGCTGAGGGTATCCCATTGTGCTTggatttctttgaaccaaaaaGCTGTGTTCTGCATGGTTGACTACACCTGTGTATCGTCAACACTAACAGTacaaactcaaaataaaaacacatttggaggtctttgtgtgtgttctttcaCCTAATTCTACTTTTACTATAAAATATATCAAGTCAAGGCTTCTTATTATTTCAGTACTGACACTCAAGTATTTTTGTAACCATTGTCTTTATTAAATCTCAATTTCTTTGACAGTTCATCTAAACCCTAATTCTGAGGTTGTCCCTCCATTTGTCACCAGCTGGTGGTGCTCAGTTCTGTACAGGATGTTTATGATGTGGGATTCTTTTATTTCCATCtccccattaaaaaaaaaaaaaaaaaaaaaaaaagactaaacatTCAACTAAATCAAATCAAGTTCAAACTACCACCTCTTGATCACAAAAAGAAAACCTACTCTATCGTGTGTTTAGTTAgttatacaataaaataaaaaccaaccAACACGTACTGGTATTAAGTGTTATTGCTTTATTTCCAAGATCACACTTATCAAAttgataacattttttttaaaacagcgtGCTTTTATGCTATTTAACACCGAAGGCTGTTGCATAGGAAAATAAGCACTCAATATTAACACTTGATTACAGTTTAAGAAAACACTATTTTCTAAAAGTCCGCTTCATAACAATTTGTACTTAATGAATTTTTGTATTTCTCAAACATGTAAGCTAAAAACATACAATCGAGTGAAAAACTAAATGATTTAAGAATTCAAAACCTTTGAACTTAGCAGCTCAGCCTAAATCTCACACGTCCATTCCTCTCTCCAGTGGAATGACCTAATGTTGTGACACAACCGTCTTTATGAGGATGAGGAGAGCTGTGGACACACAACCCGTAACATCATGCTGAACTGTGTTAAGATTTAACCAAAGAAAAAGTTCACTCCACCCTACACTTTGCAAAGCCTGGCAGTGAAACCTGAAAAGTTTCCTCTCCAATTAGGCCCTGCTGCGTGTGTCAGAGTGTACGATAGAGAATGAACGTGTGGAAAACGTAATATTTTCAACTTTTGAATGCACCAACTCACCGATTCTGTCAAGATCCACATATTCCCATGTCGCTTTCTCATAATGCGAACCAAAAAGATTTTACTTTATTGATTTCACATTAAAATGCCAATATGGGAGCCCATTCACTTACACTACAGGCCTCTTGTAAAAATTATATTTCTGCACCTGACAATATCTATCGGttaaaaaatctaataaaaagaGGGACGCGTTTTCCATTCACAACTTCTATGTAAAAGCTAAAGGATTTTTGAGACccatacaaaaacaaatgttgaaaataGAAAGctctcaattttttttaatacatctCAAGAgtcaaaactagagttgtgggCTGAAATCTTACACAGAAGGGGGAGATGTCAGAAGACAAAGGGAAGGCTTCAGGGCCGCTTTCTACTGAAGACCAAATAAGTGAAACTGCTGTTCACACAACTGTAAATCTTAAGTGACCACATGGAAACCTGTGAACAATTAAAGTTTCATAAATGTCCTCTGACCAGCTTGATCCTAATGGGCCCAGGACCATCAGCCCCATCCTCATCCCGTTCCTGAAAGACATCCAGCTCCACGAGGGCTACTGATTAGCTGCTTCACAGGCATCTATCCAGTCACTGTACACGTCAACTGGCTCTGACAGATCTGAAGAGAATTGGATTAAGGATAAAAGGAACTTTGTTGCTTAAGAGTAAGTGTTTAAATCAGTGCCGGATGATATGAACTTTGGAAATCAAGACACAAGTTATTATCTCATGAATTAAGTGTGGAACTTCAGTCACATAACAAGTGGTTGTATTTGGGGGGAAACCCTAACCCATcactgtttaaagttggtcttTGGCATCAGATGTGAATGGCCTCCTTGAGCTTTCTTCAGCCAATGCACTGTAGGGTTCCCCACAGCTGAACACGTACCAATTGGAAAGAGACTGAATGATCGCTGGTAACACTACAGCCAGTATTTCTCATCCAAAAATCATGTAAATATAGCCGAACATACAGCGTAGCTGCTGTCAATAATTTATTGTTTATGGCGATTTTGTTTGGCGATGTGTTTCTTTGTGagcacacattttaaatgttgatATAGCTTACACAGTTGTTGTCATTAACCTGTATTTATGTTCTtacgttgttgttgtttgccaagtgaaaagaggaaggaaaagtAATCTAGCCATTTTTTATATTGTTCATGTGTTTAACTGTGGGCAGAGATCTTTATGATACTGGATAAGGGTAGTCTGAGCCAcctccatgacaactgagcaaacaCCATTCGCTGATTAGGACTATGTGCTGGGGTATACTCTTATCAGAAACAGATTGTCAAGTGGGTAGCGGAAAGTTACGGAAATGGTCAGACAGCCTCCTACTAATCATTAGGGGGGTTTCTAAAGTTATCCGATTATCTGACAAGCACTTCTGATGAATTATACTGGGCACTTGTGGGATCCAGTTGAAAGTGCCTGTAAATAAACTAGTTACTGGACGTGATAGATTATTTTGTTTAATCACTATTAAGGGTAAGACCAAACTTTCACACTAAATGCTAATACACATAAGTGTATGCTATTTTTAAATGAGGGTGTTCAAACAGTTCTGTTATGCTTTTTTTGTTAGAGCAAGACAAAGTGCTGTTATCTAAAATTCATGTGCGAATAAGGATACAGGTAATGGGGGTCTGGAACTCCTCCAAGCAGACTGTGCATGATATTATACCAGTATttctgcttctctccctgtTAACATAAAaagcacaacaacaaaaaagttggCACCAATCACATCAGAAATCAACGAATCAAACTTGAAGCAGTTGTCTTGGGATGATAGGTATTTGGTGaaattgtaaatacattt is a window from the Perca fluviatilis chromosome 1, GENO_Pfluv_1.0, whole genome shotgun sequence genome containing:
- the LOC120562828 gene encoding transcription elongation factor 1 homolog, with the protein product MGRRKSKRKPPPKKKMTGDLDSQFTCPFCNHEKSCDVKMERSRNTGIISCTVCLEEFQTPITYLSEPVDVYSDWIDACEAANQ